A DNA window from Vigna angularis cultivar LongXiaoDou No.4 chromosome 1, ASM1680809v1, whole genome shotgun sequence contains the following coding sequences:
- the LOC108347122 gene encoding uncharacterized protein LOC108347122 gives MLLCPKEDALLKLFYNVSSPLHLLFLLLFSSAVFLLTFFTFSGRYPFIQRDQEYEYVYTEDEEEEDTQEGYSCVDSTEGENITCGKGVPVFVYNERHQRTHSYSEEFVSPRESLNEESEEKHYSETLSLHKSPQVSDFDNEGAETVEEDFTARDSDSVPKSTKVTKVESRNTSPFNLNAYKGKKHHDDDHVSVEIIRNKKVQEPNAARDERFFVFASTQLQSKKLMVEEKDDESSKWKSSINCRDSETEEDAFSSSSRRSCPKWESYTLFQKYDEEMAILDRISAQKLHETESLRSIQMSPRSMSERIVYKFQTINKKSVDVGHNPYRELEAAYVAQICLTWEALSWNYKNFRSKHASRQDNDTGCSATVAQQFQQFQVLLQRYIENEPYEHGRRPEIYARMRLLAPKLLLVPEYQEEDQKDGGFQCKISSASFLKIMEDGIKTFMNFLKNDKEKPCQILAAYFRRNQRGTVDPTLLGLMKKVNQKKRVKVKDLNHAGKCLRKRKLKVEKDMDILMALTDLKVVSRVLRMSELSEEQLHWCEEKMSKVRIMEGKLQRDYSTPLFFPSL, from the exons ATGCTGCTATGTCCCAAAGAAGATGCACTTCTTAAACTATTCTACAATGTCTCAAGCCCTCTTcaccttctctttctccttctcttctccTCTGCCGTTTTCCTTCTTACCTTCTTCACCTTCTCAGGCAGATACCCCTTCATCCAAAG GGATCAAGAATATGAATATGTGTACAccgaggatgaagaagaagaagatactCAAGAAGGGTATTCTTGTGTTGATTCTACCGAGGGAGAAAACATCACTTGTGGGAAAGGAGTTCCTGTGTTTGTGTACAATGAGAGGCATCAAAGGACTCATTCTTATTCGGAAGAATTCGTAAGCCCCAGAGAGAGCTTGAATGAAGAGTCAGAAGAAAAACATTATTCTGAAACGTTGTCTCTCCATAAGTCTCCGCAAGTTTCTGACTTCGACAATGAAGGGGCAGAAACGGTCGAAGAAGACTTTACAGCAAGAGATTCTGATTCTGTTCCAAAATCTACCAAAGTTACCAAAGTTGAAAGCAGGAACACCTCCCCCTTCAACCTCAACGCGTACAAAGGAAAAAAACACCATGACG ACGATCACGTTAGCGTTGAAATTATCAGAAACAAGAAGGTGCAAGAGCCAAACGCTGCTAGGGATGAGAGATTCTTTGTTTTTGCTTCTACCCAGTTGCAGAGTAAGAAGTTGATGGTTGAAGAGAAGGATGATGAGTCCTCTAAATGGAAGAGCTCCATCAATTGCAGGGATTCCGAGACTGAGGAGGAtgcattttcttcttcatccagaAGAAGTTGCCCCAAGTGGGAATCATACACATTGTTCCAAAAATATGATGAAGAAATGGCAATCCTAGACAGAATTAGTGCACAGAAACTTCATGAAACAG AGTCATTAAGGTCCATCCAAATGTCTCCAAGATCAATGTCAGAGCGTATTGTGTACAAGTTTCagactataaataaaaaatctgtTGATGTTGGTCACAATCCATATCGCGAACTAGAGGCTGCATACGTAGCACAAATTTGCTTGACATGGGAAGCCCTTAGTTggaactacaaaaattttcgttcCAAACATGCCTCACGCCAGGACAATGACACGGGTTGTTCTGCCACAGTTGCTCAACAATTCCAGCAGTTTCAGGTTTTGTTACAGAGATACATTGAGAATGAGCCTTATGAGCACGGTAGGAGACCTGAAATCTATGCTAGAATGAGACTTTTGGCACCCAAATTGCTCCTAGTGCCAGAATATCAAG aggaGGATCAGAAGGATGGTGGTTTTCAATGCAAAATATCATCAGCTTCATTTCTGAAGATAATGGAAGATGGGATCAAAACATTCATGAATTTTCTAAAGAATGACAAAGAGAAACCCTGTCAGATCCTTGCAGCCTACTTCAGGAGAAACCAAAGAGGCACAGTTGATCCAACACTACTGGGACTAATGAAGAAGGTTAACCAAAAG AAGAGGGTGAAGGTTAAAGATCTTAACCATGCAGGGAAATGCTTGAGGAAGAGAAAGTTAAAGGTGGAAAAGGATATGGATATTTTGATGGCTCTGACAGACCTAAAAGTTGTGTCAAGGGTTTTAAGAATGAGTGAATTGAGTGAAGAGCAGTTGCACTGGTGTGAAGAGAAGATGAGCAAAGTGAGAATCATGGAAGGGAAACTTCAGAGAGATTATTCCACAccacttttcttcccctcactTTGA